ATCCTTCCTGCGCGAACTTGGGTACAGCAGCTGGGAGGAGACAAGTAATCCCGCCTACCAACTATTTCTTGGTGGATGATGAATGAATGGCTAAAACCTGCACCAGCGTTACGTTGTAAGCGGTTCAAAAGGGGAGGTAATGGCACAAGGATTGGAGCCAAGCAATTTGTCGGAGTTCAAACTCTCTCTTCCAGCTCGCTTGGAGGCCATCCTCTACCTGAAAGGAAAAGCACTCTCCACTTCGGAACTGGCCGAGCTGGCGAACGCCAGTGAAAAAGAAGCTGAGCAGGGCTTGCTCGCATTGGTCGCTGGATACGCCCAAAGGGATACGGCCTTGGAAATTTGTGAAAACAGTGGTCGCTACAGCCTTCAGCTTCGGGCTGGACTTGGCGAACTGGTGCGTAATCTTTTGCCGGTCAATCTCTCCACAGCAACGCTCAGAACGCTTGCCACGATTGCTCTGAAACGTCGAATCCTTCAGTCAGAGCTCGTTGAATTACGGGGCTCAGGCGCTTACGACCACATCAAAGAGCTGCTTAGTCAGAACTTCATTGAACGCAAACGCCAAAGCGAGGGGCGTTCTTATTGGCTCAGCCTTTCTGAAAAGTTTCACCGCACATTTTCTGTGCTTCCTGATGGAGGGATCTCAGAACCAGATCAGGGTGCATAAAGTTCATTCATTACTCACGCTTGAGAAGCAACGATGGATTTGAGTTTTGTTTCCACCTTTCTGCAGATCATTGCCCAGACCCTGCAGATTTATTCCTTTGTCCTGATCGTCCGAGTCCTGCTCACCTGGTTCCCCAATGTGGATATGGGAAACCCTGTGCTCAGCACAGTGAGTTCGATCACTGACCCTTATCTCAATGCCTTTCGCGGCCTGATCCCCCCACTAGGTGGCCTTGATCTATCAGCCATTCTCGCGTTTATTGCCCTGAGCTTGATGCAGCAGCTCCTGGTATCAGCCAGCTATGCGTTTGCTGGTGGATTTGCCAACTACGGCTAAGGGAGACAACGGCCAAGGATCTCAGCGGTGATCTCCGCTTCCTTTCAATTGCCCACGAGCTGATCGGTCTCGCAGTTTCTGGAGGTTTTGGTTGGCCACATCCTCCAGGTCATAGCCCAGTTCGCTGGAGAGTTGAGCCACGTACCAGAGCACATCACCAAGCTCCAGGGCAATCTCAGCTCGCACTTCATCATCAAAGAGTCCGGCTCGATCGCGCAGCACCTTCTTCACTTTGTCTGCGACTTCCCCCGCCTCACCACTCAAGCCCAGAGTTGGATAGATGGGATTGTTGCCAGCATCTGGGTAAAGAGCCGTCTGCCTTGCAGCGGCCTGATAGGCATTCAGGTCCATACGAATCATGTTGAAGGGAGTCATCATCCAACAAGTTTTCGTGTCCAAAAGGGCAAGACGGTAGATTCCGCAAGCTTCAAGACCTGTGGATGGCCCAGATCGATCTAACCCGTAGAACCAAGATCGTGGCCACCATCGGGCCCGCAACGGAAAGTCCTGAACGGATCCGTGAACTCATCCAAGCCGGAGCGACCACGTTTCGACTGAATTTCTCCCATGGAGATCACAGCGAGCATGCTGAAAGAATCGCCACGATTCGGCAGGTGGCCCACGAATTGGGAGCCCACATCGGCATTCTTCAGGATTTACAGGGTCCGAAGATCCGCTTAGGCCGCTTCGAAGAAGGTCCGATCACGCTCGCCAAAGGTGATCAATTCGCACTCACGGCTAAGCAGGTGCGATGCAACCAGACGGTTGCAACTGTCACCTACGACAAGCTGGCCGAAGAAGTGACTGCTGGCAGTCGCATCCTTCTTGATGACGGCCGCGTCGAGATGAAAGTTGAGCGTGTGGATGGAGTCGATCAGACCCTTCACTGCTCGGTCACGGTTCCTGGCGTGCTGTCCAATAACAAGGGGGTGAATTTCCCCGATGTGCAGCTCTCTGTGAGAGCGCTCACCACAAAAGATCGTCAAGATCTGGCTTTTGGTCTTCAGCAGGGTGTGGACTGGGTAGCGCTGAGCTTCGTGCGCAATCCCTCTGACATGCAGGAGATCAGAGAACTGATTCGGAAGCACGGATACAGCACTCCCGTCGTTGCAAAAATCGAAAAGTTCGAGGCGATCGATCAAATCGACGCGATTTTGCCGCTTTGTGATGGCGTGATGGTGGCACGAGGTGATCTGGGGGTGGAAATGCCTGCAGAAGAAGTCCCTCTTCTTCAAAAAGATCTGATCCACAAAGCCAACAGCCTTGGGATTCCGATCATCACGGCGACCCAGATGCTCGATTCCATGGCCTCGAGCCCTAGGCCTACTCGTGCTGAGGTCAGTGACGTTGCCAACGCCATCCTTGATGGCACTGATGCGGTCATGCTGTCCAACGAGACCGCTGTTGGTGACTTTCCTGTTGAGGCTGTTGAAACGATGGCCACGATCGCCAGACGGATCGAGCGGGATTACCCACAACGGCCAATTGACACCCATCTGCCGAGCACGATCCCGAATGCGATTAGTGGGGCCGTGAGCAGCATTGCTCGGCAACTCAACGCAGCGGCAATCCTGCCGTTAACAAAAAGCGGTGCTACCGCCCATAACGTCAGTAAGTTCCGGCCGTCCACTCCGATACTTGCGATTACCAGCGAGGTCAACGTGGCGCGCAAGCTTCAGTTGGTTTGGGGTGTGACACCACTGCTAATAGAAACTCAGAAGAGCACCACCGCCACCTTCACGTTGGCAATGGCTTACGCCCAAGAGATCGGTGTGGTCAAAGACGGTGATCTTTGCGTGCAAACGGCAGGAACGCTCGCTGGAATTAGTGGTTCTACTGACCTGATCAAAGTCGGGATCGTGAGTGCTGTGCTCGGCCGAGGTACGGGCTTTGGCAGTGGCTCAGTCAGTGGAAAGGTTCGAATTGCGATTTCGGCTAGTGATTGCGCCCGACTTGAACCAGGAGACATTCTTGTGGCTCGGGATACGTCAGCCGACTACCTCGACGGAATTCGCGACGCTGCTGCCGTTATCACAGAACAACCAGGGGAGGATTCACACGCTGCTGTCATCGCCAAACGCTTGGGTGTTCCCGTGATTACTGGGGTAGTCAATGCCACACAGGATCTCAGAGAAGGCGAAGTTGTGACCTTGCATGTGAAAGATGGTGTGGTTCATCGGGGAACCGGCAGCAACTTGGCGATGAAATTAGACACCATGCTCTGAGTTTGGTCCCAATAGGACATGGCCAGCAAGCTGCCTCTCGCCGACACCGTCGGCATGGCTCTCAGCACACTTAAGGCGAATCGGTTACGCAGTTTGCTCACGATGCTGGGCATCGTGATTGGAAATGCCTCAGTCATCACGCTGGTTGGTGTAGGTCGAGGTGCCCAAAATTTGGCGGAGGACCAGCTCAGCAGTCTTGGTGCCAACGTTTTGTTTGTGGTTCCTGGAAGCAATGACACACGAAGGCAAGGGGTTGCATTTCCGCGCACCTTGGTTCTGGACGATGCCACTGCCATTGCGGCACAAGTGCCAAGTGTGAAACGTGTTGCTCCACAAATCTCTGCGAATGAAGTGGTTCAGGCTGGAGCGAGGAGTACAAGCGCCTCGATTTCAGGTGTCACGCCGGCCTTTTTACCCGTGCGAAGTTTTGAGGTTGCCCGTGGTCGATTCATCAGTTCTGAGGATGAACAGAGTGCGAAGACCGTTGTGGTGATTGGTCCAGATCTTCGGGACAAGCTCTTCCCATCAGGTGCAGCAGTTGGGCAAAGTATCCGGATCAGAGACCAACGTTTCAATGTGATTGGCGTGATGGAGCCCAAAGGAGCGGTCTTTGGTTCAAACCAAGATGAAAACGCCTATATCCCACTCACAACAATGGTGAGCCGTCTCACTGGCCGGGATCCAACCTATGGAGTGAGTCTCAGCTTTATCAGTGTTGAAGCTAAGGATGAGCAAAGCACCGGGCCAGCCAAGTTTCAGATCACCAACTTGCTGAGACAACGGCATCGCATTTTGCGGAAGGACGATTTTGCCGTCAGATCCCAGAAAGATGCCCTCACCATCGTGGGAACGATTACAGGCGGCCTAACGCTGATGCTTGGTGCGATTGGAGGCGTTTCGCTGCTCGTAGGAGGCATCGGAATCATGAACATCATGTTGGTATCAGTGAGTGAACGCACGGAAGAAATCGGCTTACGCAAGGCATTGGGTGCACGTAGTTCCGATGTTCTTCGACAGTTTTTGGTTGAAAGTCTTGTTTTGGCGAGCATCGGTGGAGTCATTGGAACTGCCGTTGGGCTGGGCACTGTGACAGCGGTTGCCTTCTTTTCGCCCTTACCGGCAGCGATTGGCGCCTCCACAATTTTGGTCACGGTGGGGCTGTCTGGATCTATCGGTCTGTTTTTCGGAGTTGTACCTGCCAGGCGTGCAGCGATGCTCGATCCGATCGTTGCATTAAGAAGCCTCTAAATCACCTTGCCCACAAACAGCGGTTTAGGTAAGGAAACTCTTACAGTCTTGAGACTCACGATGAATCCATGAATCAACGCTGGCGTCAGATAGCCCTTTGGATTCTTCCCATAGGCGTCGCGTTGCTGCTGATTTGGCAGCTTGTTGGAAGCGGAGCTCTCAATAACCTTCGTAGTAGTAATGCCCCCCCTAGCGCTGGCACAACCGTTGCTCCACGCAACGCTGCAGTTGCTCGAATGAGCTACGGCCGATTCTTGGATTACGTGGCAGCGGGTCGTGTCACGGCAGTAGATATCTATGACGGTGGCCGTAACGCGGTTGTAGAAGCTGTTGATCCTGATCTTGATAATCGTGTTCAAAGACTTCGTGTTGACCTCCCTGGCTTGGCTCCTGAGCTGATCAACACCCTTAAAGATGAGGGCATCAGTTTCGACATTCATCCACCAAAAACAGCTCCCCCTGCCCTTGGAATTCTTGGAAATCTTCTGTTCCCTCTACTGCTGATCGGATCATTGATCTTTTTGGCTCGTCGGTCTAATTCGATGCCGGGTGGTCCTGGACAAGCCATGCAATTCGGTAAGACCAAAGCACGTTTTGCAGTAGAAGCCGATACCGGTGTCAAATTTGATGATGTTGCCGGTGTTAGTGAAGCCAAGCAAGATCTGGAAGAAGTTGTCACCTTTTTGAAGCAGCCAGAGCGCTTTACTTCCGTTGGCGCTCAAATTCCCAAGGGTGTTTTGCTAGTAGGCCCCCCAGGAACAGGCAAAACCCTTCTGGCTAAAGCCATTGCTGGAGAAGCTGGTGTTCCTTTCTTCTCCCTTTCTGGTTCTGAATTCGTTGAAATGTTTGTGGGTGTTGGAGCTAGCCGTGTCCGAGATTTGTTCAAACGTGCCAAGGAAAATAGTCCTTGTTTGATTTTTATCGATGAAATTGATGCTGTAGGGCGTCAACGTGGCGCAGGGATTGGTGGTGGAAATGATGAGCGTGAACAAACGCTCAATCAGTTGCTCACCGAAATGGATGGTTTTGAAGGAAACAGTGGAATCATTATTCTTGCAGCGACTAACAGGCCTGACGTTCTTGACTCCGCTCTGATGCGGCCAGGTCGTTTTGATCGTCAAGTCACCGTTGATGCTCCTGATATCAAAGGGCGTCTTTCAATCCTTGAAGTTCACTCCAGAAATAAAAAGCTTGACGAACAGCTCACACTTGACAGCATTGCGAGAAGAACCCCTGGCTTTACAGGTGCAGATCTTGCCAATCTATTGAACGAAGCGGCGATCCTTACAGCACGACGTCGCAAGGAGAGTATCGGAATTTCAGAAATCGATGATGCCGTGGATCGCATCATTGCTGGTATGGAAGGTCATCCCCTCACTGATGGGCGAAGCAAGCGATTAATTGCTTATCACGAGGTTGGTCATGCCTTAGTTGGCACCCTCGTCAAAGATCATGATCCGGTTCAAAAGGTCACGTTGATTCCACGTGGACAGGCTCAGGGCTTGACCTGGTTCTCACCTGACGAAGAGCAGATGCTCGTCTCTCGTGCCCAACTGAAAGCTCGAATTATGGGTGCCTTGGGTGGTCGCGCTGCCGAGGATGTTGTCTTCGGTCATTCCGAAGTCACAACTGGTGCTGGTGGTGACATCCAAATGGTGGCCTCGATGGCCCGTCAGATGGTGACACAATTTGGTATGAGCCAATTGGGTCCAATGGCTCTTGAGGGCGGCAGCCAGGAAGTTTTCCTTGGACGCGATTTGATGACGCGTAGCGATGTTTCCGATGCCATCTCCAAACAGATTGATGAGCAAGTCAGATTGATCGTGATGAAGTGCTACGAGGAAACCGTTGCACTCGTTGGTCAACATCGCCAAGCCATGGACAAATTGGTAGAGCAATTGATTGAGCAGGAAACGATGGACGGTGATGAGTTCCGTGTTGTCGTTGCTGAATTTGCTGAAATCCCTGAGAAGGAGCGTTTCTCTCCCCTGTTGGCTTAAAACAAAAAGACCAAGCTTCTTACACAGCCTGGTCTTCAATCAAATTCAAATAATCAAAAAAAAGACCCTTTGAAAAGGGTCTTTTTTTATACCGAACGGACAGGGCTTTTATCGATGACATTGTCGATTAAGCCATACTCCATAGCCTGCTGTGGAGACATGAAAAAATCCCGGTCAGTGTCGGCTTGGATTTTATCTAGAGGTTGTCCAGTGCGATCAGCCAATTCATGATTCAAACGATCCTTGAGGAACAAAATTTCGTCGGCTTGGATTCGAATATCACTGGCCTGACCACTTGCTCCACCCAGGGGTTGATGAATCATGATCCGAGAATGCTGCAAACTGCTGCGCTTACCTTTCGCGCCAGCACAGAGCAGGAATGCGCCCATGCTTGCGGCAAGGCCCACACAGACGGTATGAACATCCGGCTTGATGTGCTGCATGGTGTCAAAGATCCCAAGCCCGTCGTATACAGAGCCACCTGGAGAATTCACATATAGGAAGATCTCTTTTTCGGGATCTTCCGCTTCCAGAAAAAGAAGCTGAGCAACGATTCGATTGGCAGAATCGCTGGTGACCGGCTCACCCAAGAAAATGATTCGCTCCCTTAAGAGACGAGAATAAATATCAAAAGCCCTTTCACCTCGTCCTGATTCCTCGATCACGATCGGGATCATGTTGCATAGCATCAGTTAGAACAATCCTAACGGCGGCAGCAGCGGCGCTATGGTCTTGATTCAAAGTTGGGTGGATGGACCTTGACGGATCAACGGACGATCGCTGACAGCAAGCGCGCCTTCCATAAATCTTTTCCTTACGTGATTCCGTCTCTCTACAGGAGAACGGCTGACGAGCTGTTGGTTGAACTGCATCTTCTCAGTCATCAACAGCATTTCAAGAGCGACGCTTTGTTTGCTGTTGGATTGCGTCAAGTTTTTATGGCGTTCACTCAGGGCTACAAGCCTGAAACACACCTCGATGAGCTCTATGCGGCCATTTGCACATGCAATGGGTTTGAACCGGAAGCTTTGAAACAGCTCGCCGAGGGATCAACCTCAGCTGTTTCAGGACACACAATCAATGAAGTGCGTGAATGGCTTTCCAATCGCGGGGCTGGGGCTCCTGAGCCTTTGGCGTCTGGCATCTCAAGTGTTGGCGGAGAGTCATTTCACTACTCGCGACTGATGGCTGTGGGCTTGTTGAGCCTGCTCTCATCCGCTCAAGGTGGTGAACCATCCAATCCTGACGAACTCAAAAAACTCGCCCATGAAATTGGTGAGCAACTCGGATTGTCCAAGCCTCGCCTGGACAAGGACCTCAGCCTGTACACATCCAATCTTGAAAAGATGGCTCAGGCTGTGGAACTGATTGAAGAAACCTTGGCAGCAGAACGTCGCAAACGGGATCGTCAGGCGGCTGATTCTCAACCCGGAGATTCAAAAACACCTGAAGCTCAATCTGAGTCTCCAGATGATTTAGCTGCGGAAGAGAGCACTAATTGACCCTTGATCTCCCACCAAGCTTGTTGGCCTGAATCCTTCAGGTTGATCGAAGCCATCGCCGGTTTGATTTGAAGGTGTAGGGAATCGGCCTGCTTCAGAAGTGCAGGCCACGATCCATTCATCAGACCAAGCGACACGAGTTTTCGAGGACGTGCATTCAGCTTCAGCGCTGCAAATGATGACGCTGGGAGCACTTGATAAAACGGTTTTGTGTCAGGAAGAGTGGCTAGTCCTGCACTCAGGAGAGTGGGCTTCTGGGGTTGTTGCAACCAACGCCACCCACCCACAATCTTGTTTTGATCATCACGCTTATCCTTCCAAATCACGACATCAGCTTTTTTTGATTTGTCTTCAGCTGGAGTAGAGCGTTGATAGCCACGCTCCTCTAAGCGGCTGCTCACCCGATTAAGGACTGATGTCCAAGCGGCTGCACCACCAGGCAACGGTGCCTGAAATTGAAGCCCAGCTCTGTAGGCCCCTTTGGCTTGCTTTTGGAGTCGCAGAGAAAACGGTGAGAGTGCAAGCCTCGATCGAATCGATTGATTCAGTCCGTACTGAGATTCCAAGGGCTCTTGGATGATTTGACGACTCAACAGTGTGCCGAGTATCAAATCAACACGAGCTCCATGAACTTCTAAAAGGCTGTCCTGATCAAAGTTTGCTGGCTTTTGATGATCAGATACTGAAAATTCCCAGCCACGTTTGGGTTGTGATGCGGCAAGAGCTAGAGAGCGATTACCAACGTATCCGCCCCAATGAAGAGTATTTCCATTGAGACGCAGTGCAAGACACCCATGACTTCCTTGTTGAAGCAACGGAGCTGTTGTTCCGCTAATTGCTGCGAGTGCATCACTCGTCCAAAACACTGCTGGAGCGTTAGCAAGACGCTGCATACAACGTCTTTGAAGGGATGTTGGTTGAGCAGGACGTTCGGAGTGACGCTGAAGTCTTTGAATGAGTTGTTGACGATGCAGCTCATCGGAGCCGAGCAAGGTCAATCCCAAAACCTGGTGTTTGCGGAGATTTTTGGTGTCAGCGGCAAGAAGTTGATCGGGAAGAATCAAATAGGCGTCACCATCTTCTGACCAACCCTGCCACCAAATCGATCGCCCCTGCCGTTTCCATAAGTTGCCAGCTCGAACCAGACCGAGACGTTGGTTCCAAAGCTTGGGTGCTGGGCGATTCGAATCTCCATAAAAAGACTGAATCAAGCTGAATGCCCCTGAGACGCGACTTAGCGATGCAGGGGTTCCATCGTCTTGATGCAATGGATGATTAAGAGTGACCCCGATCAGACCGCCCAATAAAACAGTGCCTAAACCCAGCGTCGTGACAGGAAGGGACTGAACGAGAGATCGGTAGGTGGAGATCTTAAGGAGTGAATCAACTGCGGTCACGAGAACGCCTGCGACGACGATCTTTCCACTCGATGGTGGAGAGGTAAACGACTACTACGCTGACAAAGACCAAAAGAACCGCAGCGGTCATCGCCAATCCCTGACTGACGATGGGAGCTTGCAGTGCTTCGTTCACTTTAGAAATTCAGGGTGCCATCACCGTTGCGGCCCCAGACCACCATCGCAATCGAGAAACTGAAGACAGCAGCAAGGGATGCCCAGGCAATCGTGAACAGCATTGAAATAACGCTTGAATGCTGAGAGTTTACCTAGGTTCCCCTCCGGAACTGACTGGTTGATTCATTACTTCTTATGACCATGGCAACTCCTGGAACCGCGAGCGTCCTTCAGCCGGAACGCACAACCCTGCGTTACCCAAATGCCAGAGTCATCGTTCTCAACGATGACGTGAATACGTTTGAACACGTCGTTGAGTGTTTATGCAAAATCATTCCTGGGATGAATAGCGATAAGGCTTGGACCCTTGCCCATCAAATCGATGGAGAAGGTGCTGCAGAAGTGTGGGCAGGCCCCCTAGAGCCCGCAGAGCTCTACCACCAACAACTCAGTAGCGAGGGACTCACGATGGCTCCGTTGGAACGCAATTAACGCCGATGGCCGCTTCCATTCAGATGAACGAGGTTCAAGGTCTTCGCTGGCCAACCTTGCTCCGCCTAAGTCTTTTCCAGGCTTGTCTTGGAATCCTCGCGGTGCTTTTCACTGGGACCTTTAATCGGATTCTGATTACAGAACTCGCCTTTCCTGCGTTGCTGGCCGGTGGTGGTTTGGGATTTGAGCAACTTGTTTCACCGGCACGGGTGTTGTTTGGCCATCTCAGTGACTCCCATCCCTTAATGGGCAAATATCGGACGCCCTATGTTCTGCTCGGAACAAGTGCCATCTGTCTATTGGCGATTTTAAGTGTTCCCGTTAGTTTTAAAGTAAAGGAAGCCCTAGACAGCGGTTCGCCAATGATCGCTGCTGCTGGAATTGCTGCATTTTGTGGGTTATTTGCACTCTACGGATTGGGGACTTCGTTAGCAAGCACCTCCTATTTAGCCCTCGTCATTGATCGCACAACAGAAGAACAAAGGCCACGATGCATCGGTGTGATTTGGGCGATGCTCACCATAGGAATCATCGTTGGAGCGATTGCCATAAGTCTTGCTGTCAGCTCCATCGACGGCATTTCCGATCCCGTGATTCTTCAGAGCTGGCTGCAGAAGTTCATGATTTCGATTACCTCGATCGTGATGGTGTTGACCATTATTTCGACCTGGGGGGTGGAAAAGCCAACAGCATCTGGAACGGTACGACCAATCCAGGATTTGATCACACTTCAAGATGCGTGGGGCGTAGTCACATCAAGCCGCCAAATTGTGATCTTTTTTGGATTTTTAGTCTTATTTACTCTCGGATTATTTTTACAGGATCCAATTCTGGAAAGTTTTGGTGCTGAGGTCTTTGGGATGCCTGTGTCTAAAACCACTTTGCTCAATGCTTGGTGGGGATCAGGAACACTGGTGGGTTTGCTTCTAGCGGGCTGGTTCATCACACCACAACTTGGAAAGTTGGCAACTGCCCGTTTGGGTTGCTTGATGGTGATGGGTTCTCTGTTCCTATTGGTAATCAGTGGTTGGCAGCAAGCATCAGGACTTCTCCCCGTCGTCATGGTGTTGTTTGGCTTAGCGGCAGGCGTAGGCACCAACAGCGCACTGACCTTGATGCTTGATCTCACACTGCCAGCGATGGCAGGAACTTTTGTAGGAATTTGGGGATTAGCGCAAGCTCTCTCACGAGGTATGGGCAAGGTCGTGGGTGGTGGGCTGCTTGATCTGGGTCGTCAGCTACTCCCAAACGCTGGTCCTATGGCTGGTTACGGCTTGGTTTTTTCGATCGAAATTCTTGTTATGGCAGGCGCTTTGATTGTTCTTAATCAGCTCAGCGTCGGTCAATTCAGAGAAACCACAACGCAACGACTTGAGACTGTGATGATGGCCGAAATCGACGGTTGAATCAAGCGGCAGGTTTACGGGTATAGCGGGTTAGAGATAAAAGAGCTTTTGTACGTAACCGTTGAGTTTGAGCAGCAAAGACGTACCGAATCACTTTTCCAGGACAAAGAGCGAGCCCCCGCACTTCATCGCCATGCACCTCTGCCGTGAGGATCTTGGTTTTTGGGCCCATTCGAGATGTCAACGGACCTGAGACCTCAGTTCTGAGGGAATCGACAGATCGGAGCATGGCTCGCAAGCAACACTTACCTGATCTCTAGCCAGAGTGGCTAACTTAAACAAGCTTTACTGTTGAACCCCTAGTGGGCCGTCTTGTCATTACGCACAGCACCTACGTAAAAGGGCTGATCCCCTGGCTCAAGGTTTTGGCGAATGACCCACAGATCCAGACCATCACTCCAGGAGTGATTGCAAGGGTCAAGGGACGTTGCCCAGACTTGACGCTGAGGCCATCGGTCCCAATCCGAGGTGGGTTCAAGTTGATGGCACGCCGTGGCAGGAGTGCACAGGAGGTTTTTGTTATCACATCTTTAGAAAAATCAGACTTAATGGAACGATTGGCCAGCTCCAAATCTTCAATTTTATAAACGCTAAAAGCAATAACACTTCGATATGAAACGCTAAACTTTGACAAGTGGAACATTAGTGCCTAGAAGCTACACTGCTATAATCAATAAAAATGAAACAACGGAAAGCAGGTCAAATTGTTTTAGCCATTGTCGCCCTCTTTACTCTTTTCGGGATTTCGAATAATGTTAGCATTCCCGCCAAAGATCGTGAAGACAGAAAAGAACATATTATAGCATTAGTAATGATTGGAGGAGTCGCAACTGCGGCATTGGTAAAATCAATGATAGAAGATAAATAGACATTTTCGCCAAAATAGATATTTCAACTTCTTTGCGCTCTAGGCTTTTATGGCACTTTTGTTATTGGGTTCGCCGGGTTTACTTTGCTACGCAGCACAGAGCTCTTTTAAGACGCAGTAGAGTCTTAAAATGAAAAAATTACGGCTGCCCTTAACTCTTCCTGTTTTGGTACTGATGATCTCCTGTTCTTCGGAGGATGAGGAACAGAGAATTAGGAGCACCTGTGCTCTTAGAAATGCCGGACAATTAACAGCTACGGAAGCAATAGAGAAGTTGGATAAACAAAATTTACCGGAACAAGGTTTTGAAATCGACGAGTTCTGCGAATCCTATATAAACTAAATAACGAAAAAGCCATTGCTGATAATCTCTTCAATATCGTTCCACTCACAATATTGTAATTGCAAAGATACTCATAACGTTCAGTTTGCTATGACCTCTATTTCACTCGCCCTATCCCGCTTTTCCGCTTTGTAGGTATAAACGTGGGTGGATTAGCTGATTTGGCGCCAGCTGAGCCCCGTTGAACCCATTGGGTTGAACCACCATGCCGTGCGCCAATCTGTGGTCGACCTGGAGTTACCAGAAGGGGCGAAAGATTTCGAGAGGATTCGTTTCCGGTTACGAGACCGGTTTACGGCACCAGCACGACAGTCACCCCATGTCGAAAGAGAGTCAGATCAGAGCACTAGAGAAAGGCTGTCACCAACACAGCAGTTCTCTACCAATTTAGGGGAAGAGGCCAGATTTCACGAATGCTTTGCAGCATTTGCTGTCCAATCTCGGCCCGTTCAGCAGCGCTATGGCCCTTGAGCAGGGTGGTGACATGCCCCAATTTGCGTCCCGGGATTTCATCTTTTCCGTACCAATGCAAATGCAACTCCTTCATCGAGCGGAGTTTGGCAAG
The Synechococcus sp. CC9311 DNA segment above includes these coding regions:
- the scpB gene encoding SMC-Scp complex subunit ScpB, with the translated sequence MAQGLEPSNLSEFKLSLPARLEAILYLKGKALSTSELAELANASEKEAEQGLLALVAGYAQRDTALEICENSGRYSLQLRAGLGELVRNLLPVNLSTATLRTLATIALKRRILQSELVELRGSGAYDHIKELLSQNFIERKRQSEGRSYWLSLSEKFHRTFSVLPDGGISEPDQGA
- a CDS encoding YggT family protein; amino-acid sequence: MDLSFVSTFLQIIAQTLQIYSFVLIVRVLLTWFPNVDMGNPVLSTVSSITDPYLNAFRGLIPPLGGLDLSAILAFIALSLMQQLLVSASYAFAGGFANYG
- a CDS encoding nucleoside triphosphate pyrophosphohydrolase family protein — protein: MDLNAYQAAARQTALYPDAGNNPIYPTLGLSGEAGEVADKVKKVLRDRAGLFDDEVRAEIALELGDVLWYVAQLSSELGYDLEDVANQNLQKLRDRSARGQLKGSGDHR
- the pyk gene encoding pyruvate kinase, producing MAQIDLTRRTKIVATIGPATESPERIRELIQAGATTFRLNFSHGDHSEHAERIATIRQVAHELGAHIGILQDLQGPKIRLGRFEEGPITLAKGDQFALTAKQVRCNQTVATVTYDKLAEEVTAGSRILLDDGRVEMKVERVDGVDQTLHCSVTVPGVLSNNKGVNFPDVQLSVRALTTKDRQDLAFGLQQGVDWVALSFVRNPSDMQEIRELIRKHGYSTPVVAKIEKFEAIDQIDAILPLCDGVMVARGDLGVEMPAEEVPLLQKDLIHKANSLGIPIITATQMLDSMASSPRPTRAEVSDVANAILDGTDAVMLSNETAVGDFPVEAVETMATIARRIERDYPQRPIDTHLPSTIPNAISGAVSSIARQLNAAAILPLTKSGATAHNVSKFRPSTPILAITSEVNVARKLQLVWGVTPLLIETQKSTTATFTLAMAYAQEIGVVKDGDLCVQTAGTLAGISGSTDLIKVGIVSAVLGRGTGFGSGSVSGKVRIAISASDCARLEPGDILVARDTSADYLDGIRDAAAVITEQPGEDSHAAVIAKRLGVPVITGVVNATQDLREGEVVTLHVKDGVVHRGTGSNLAMKLDTML
- a CDS encoding ABC transporter permease, with protein sequence MASKLPLADTVGMALSTLKANRLRSLLTMLGIVIGNASVITLVGVGRGAQNLAEDQLSSLGANVLFVVPGSNDTRRQGVAFPRTLVLDDATAIAAQVPSVKRVAPQISANEVVQAGARSTSASISGVTPAFLPVRSFEVARGRFISSEDEQSAKTVVVIGPDLRDKLFPSGAAVGQSIRIRDQRFNVIGVMEPKGAVFGSNQDENAYIPLTTMVSRLTGRDPTYGVSLSFISVEAKDEQSTGPAKFQITNLLRQRHRILRKDDFAVRSQKDALTIVGTITGGLTLMLGAIGGVSLLVGGIGIMNIMLVSVSERTEEIGLRKALGARSSDVLRQFLVESLVLASIGGVIGTAVGLGTVTAVAFFSPLPAAIGASTILVTVGLSGSIGLFFGVVPARRAAMLDPIVALRSL
- the ftsH gene encoding ATP-dependent zinc metalloprotease FtsH — its product is MNQRWRQIALWILPIGVALLLIWQLVGSGALNNLRSSNAPPSAGTTVAPRNAAVARMSYGRFLDYVAAGRVTAVDIYDGGRNAVVEAVDPDLDNRVQRLRVDLPGLAPELINTLKDEGISFDIHPPKTAPPALGILGNLLFPLLLIGSLIFLARRSNSMPGGPGQAMQFGKTKARFAVEADTGVKFDDVAGVSEAKQDLEEVVTFLKQPERFTSVGAQIPKGVLLVGPPGTGKTLLAKAIAGEAGVPFFSLSGSEFVEMFVGVGASRVRDLFKRAKENSPCLIFIDEIDAVGRQRGAGIGGGNDEREQTLNQLLTEMDGFEGNSGIIILAATNRPDVLDSALMRPGRFDRQVTVDAPDIKGRLSILEVHSRNKKLDEQLTLDSIARRTPGFTGADLANLLNEAAILTARRRKESIGISEIDDAVDRIIAGMEGHPLTDGRSKRLIAYHEVGHALVGTLVKDHDPVQKVTLIPRGQAQGLTWFSPDEEQMLVSRAQLKARIMGALGGRAAEDVVFGHSEVTTGAGGDIQMVASMARQMVTQFGMSQLGPMALEGGSQEVFLGRDLMTRSDVSDAISKQIDEQVRLIVMKCYEETVALVGQHRQAMDKLVEQLIEQETMDGDEFRVVVAEFAEIPEKERFSPLLA
- the clpP gene encoding ATP-dependent Clp endopeptidase proteolytic subunit ClpP, encoding MIPIVIEESGRGERAFDIYSRLLRERIIFLGEPVTSDSANRIVAQLLFLEAEDPEKEIFLYVNSPGGSVYDGLGIFDTMQHIKPDVHTVCVGLAASMGAFLLCAGAKGKRSSLQHSRIMIHQPLGGASGQASDIRIQADEILFLKDRLNHELADRTGQPLDKIQADTDRDFFMSPQQAMEYGLIDNVIDKSPVRSV